One Anaerohalosphaeraceae bacterium genomic window, CAAAAGGATTAGGCAGGCCGGAGGCGGCCTTCCAGCTGATTACGCCGTATCCGGAATCCGTATAAAGCATCTTTTCGGAAGGACGAAGAATCTGCTCCTTGGTCATCGAAAGTCCCTGAAACTCGCCGGAATCGGAAACGGAGGCCCACTTGGCAACCGCCAGATTGATTCCGTAATTGGACCACAGCAGATTATCGTGGAAAGGGCTGTTCATCGGCCTTCGGGCCGGACACCAGAGAATTCCTCCGGCGGAGCGGTCAACCCCCAAAAAATCAAACCACCACCACCCCGGCCGGTCATATGTCGGATGGCCTGCAAACCCGGATGCCGGAGCCGCCTGCGTGCAGGAAGAAAGACTGCAGAACCCCTGAGGGTACCGGCGGTAGGCGTGGACGTAGGTTTCCGTAATAACAGCCAGCTGTTTTAGATTTGCCGAGCACAGAAGCAGCTGCCCTGAACGACGGCTGGACTGCAGGGTCGGAAAAACCATTCCGAGCAGCAAAAGCAGCAGAGCCGCCGTCACGAGGACTTCTATCAGGGTCAAACCTCTCCTGTCTCTCATAAATAGACAGGATACCCGCGCCCCCCCAAAAAATCAAGAAAAACCGCTATAGGCAGGCCCGTATGTACGTTGTGTACCAATCCGAAACCTGGCAGAAACCGAACAGAGTCAGATGGTTGACACACGGCGCTACGTCCATTCCTTCCATCGGTCTGCCCTCGCAAAAGCCCCCGTTGACATCCTCTACACAGCCGTAGCGGGGATAATAAATATAGATTTTCCCGTAGCAGACAA contains:
- a CDS encoding prepilin-type N-terminal cleavage/methylation domain-containing protein — encoded protein: MRDRRGLTLIEVLVTAALLLLLLGMVFPTLQSSRRSGQLLLCSANLKQLAVITETYVHAYRRYPQGFCSLSSCTQAAPASGFAGHPTYDRPGWWWFDFLGVDRSAGGILWCPARRPMNSPFHDNLLWSNYGINLAVAKWASVSDSGEFQGLSMTKEQILRPSEKMLYTDSGYGVISWKAASGLPNPFDYNPLRHDSFYFPGLKINRIRTIHPEQQTDAIDGRHPRAKSSVAYADGHVAAEKTERFAVQADSEGNLKPSYFWTAGR